The Nicotiana tabacum cultivar K326 chromosome 14, ASM71507v2, whole genome shotgun sequence genome contains a region encoding:
- the LOC142169194 gene encoding uncharacterized protein LOC142169194 — MEKWKSDVIAYIIGEVPGYNTMERYAGLNWANIVEPELYLHEEGYYIIKFQNEANMNEIYYSGPCTINNRPIILKPWTPDFDFNEEFPTEIPLWVQFPKLPMNCWGHDSLSTMASAIRTLIYADECTANKTRVSFARMLIEVNITKELPLELMVMDSNSRKFTQQGGYDCKHEYCQKCLVVRHKCGIEQRPKNHQEK; from the coding sequence ATGGAGAAGTGGAAGAGTGATGTGATAGCTTATATCATTGGGGAAGTACCAGGGTATAACACTATGGAGAGATACGCTGGGTTGAATTGGGCAAATATTGTTGAACCAGAATTGTACCTACATGAGGAGGGCTACTACATCATTAAGTTTCAAAATGAAGCAAATATGAATGAAATCTATTATTCTGGACCATGCACGATAAACAATAGACCTATCATCCTAAAGCCTTGGACACCAGATTTTGATTTCAATGAGGAGTTTCCTACAGAAATTCCCTTGTGGGTTCAATTCCCTAAGCTGCCTATGAATTGTTGGGGTCATGATTCTTTAAGTACAATGGCTAGTGCAATTAGGACTCTTATATATGCAGATGAGTGTACTGCAAATAAAACTAGAGTGTCTTTTGCGAGGATGCTAATAGAAGTAAACATCACTAAAGAGTTGCCTCTAGAGTTAATGGTTATGGATTCAAATAGCAGGAAATTCACCCAGCAAGGCGGGTATGACTGCAAACATGAGTACTGTCAGAAATGTCTAGTAGTGAGGCACAAATGTGGCATAGAGCAACGACCAAAAAATCACCAAGAGAAATAA